A segment of the Patescibacteria group bacterium genome:
GGTCCAGACTCAGTAAAATCATCTTTGTACTCTTTTTTAAAATCTGTAAGAATATTTATCATGTCATCATGAGCTTGACGACAATGAATAATAGCAGGGAGTTTTATGTGACGTGACAATTTTAGCTGTTCCCAAAATACATCTTTTTGTTTCCTCTTTACTTCTTCAATGTTTTCATCTTTTGGAAGATGAAAATAATCAAGACCAATTTCACCGATTGCGACAGTTTTTTGAAACCGCGCAAGTTTCTCATAAGCATCATAATTGAATTCTTCATCCTTTGCTGAGAATTCATAATCATCTCCTTTAACATCTCCCCCGCTAACATGAGTAGGATGGAGACCAATTGCCGCATAAACTCCTTTTTCGTATTTATTAGCATATTCTAGGGCACGTTTACTAGTTCTATACTCAGAGCCAACCAATATCATCCATGTCTCATCAGAAAGAGACCGACGAATTACTTCATCGGCATCTTCCTTGAATACATTAAAATTGACATGCGTGTGCGTGTCTATTATTAACATAGATAACATGAGTTATTTAATA
Coding sequences within it:
- a CDS encoding TatD family hydrolase produces the protein MLIIDTHTHVNFNVFKEDADEVIRRSLSDETWMILVGSEYRTSKRALEYANKYEKGVYAAIGLHPTHVSGGDVKGDDYEFSAKDEEFNYDAYEKLARFQKTVAIGEIGLDYFHLPKDENIEEVKRKQKDVFWEQLKLSRHIKLPAIIHCRQAHDDMINILTDFKKEYKDDFTESGPWGVMHCFSGDEDLAWKYFSLGLFISFTGLITFSKQWDDLIRKMPSDKFMIETDAPYMTPEPYRGKRNEPVLVSYVAKRIADIKNLSYERIAELSTNNARRLFKI